A genomic window from bacterium includes:
- a CDS encoding Gfo/Idh/MocA family oxidoreductase, translating into MMEDKQKETGLSRRDFILKGAGAAAVAVAGLSALGAPAIVRGQNLNSNLNVGVIGTGSRGCYLLRILAAQPQVIISDVCDIYPPNLEEGKKDSGNPKVRAWEDWQKIIEQKDVDAVVVAPPLFLHVPCSVAALEAGKHVFSEKSMGLTVKQLNEVGAAVKAHPDKVYLVGYQSRMMDSFNDAKKLVQGGSLGKLVQFYVHYDNNRTWRKDDVDPKWERVLNWRLYKEYCGGILTELLTHEIDMVLDILGTMPVSGSCTGKIQVYQDGREHWDSLMGHWEMEDGVIGVASGGLANARWGSSWAIHGTFGTLEFTGSAYRIFWEKETRHLQQLGLKHKFSQIKLGQSLNVSDAPMTEPDKVVDYRDNTEDGSTRAVQNFFECIRNGGQPVMNYDTCRRPSIAALMLYESSFDGGRKVTREEIEAQG; encoded by the coding sequence ATGATGGAAGATAAACAGAAAGAGACAGGCCTCAGCCGCCGGGATTTCATCCTCAAAGGCGCCGGGGCCGCCGCGGTGGCGGTGGCCGGGCTGAGCGCGCTGGGCGCTCCGGCGATCGTGCGCGGCCAGAACCTGAACAGCAATCTCAACGTGGGCGTGATCGGCACGGGCAGCCGTGGCTGCTACCTTCTGCGTATCCTGGCCGCCCAGCCGCAGGTGATCATCTCGGATGTCTGCGACATCTACCCGCCGAACCTGGAAGAGGGCAAGAAAGACTCGGGCAACCCCAAGGTCCGCGCCTGGGAGGACTGGCAGAAGATCATCGAGCAGAAGGACGTGGACGCCGTGGTGGTGGCTCCGCCGCTGTTCCTGCACGTGCCGTGCAGCGTGGCCGCCCTTGAGGCGGGCAAGCACGTGTTCAGCGAAAAGAGCATGGGCCTGACGGTCAAGCAGCTCAACGAGGTGGGCGCCGCGGTCAAGGCCCACCCGGACAAGGTCTACCTGGTGGGCTACCAGAGCCGGATGATGGACTCGTTCAACGACGCCAAGAAACTGGTCCAAGGCGGCTCGCTGGGCAAGTTAGTCCAGTTCTACGTCCACTACGACAACAACCGCACCTGGCGCAAGGACGATGTCGATCCGAAATGGGAGCGCGTGCTCAACTGGCGCCTGTACAAGGAATACTGCGGCGGCATCCTGACCGAGCTGCTGACCCACGAGATCGACATGGTCCTGGATATCCTGGGCACCATGCCAGTATCCGGCTCCTGCACCGGCAAGATCCAGGTCTACCAGGACGGGCGCGAGCACTGGGACAGCCTGATGGGCCACTGGGAGATGGAGGACGGGGTGATCGGCGTGGCGAGCGGCGGGCTGGCCAATGCCCGCTGGGGGAGCTCCTGGGCCATCCACGGCACTTTCGGCACCCTGGAGTTCACCGGCAGCGCCTACCGTATTTTCTGGGAGAAAGAGACCCGCCACCTCCAGCAGCTCGGGCTCAAGCACAAGTTCAGCCAGATCAAGCTGGGCCAGTCGCTCAACGTGAGCGACGCCCCGATGACCGAGCCGGACAAGGTGGTCGACTACCGCGACAACACCGAGGACGGCAGCACGCGGGCGGTGCAGAATTTCTTCGAGTGTATCCGCAACGGCGGCCAGCCGGTGATGAACTACGACACCTGCCGCCGTCCCTCCATCGCCGCGCTGATGCTGTACGAAAGCTCGTTCGACGGCGGGCGCAAGGTCACCCGCGAGGAGATCGAAGCCCAGGGCTGA
- a CDS encoding PAS domain S-box protein, with translation MSARKPTYEQLEQRILELEENARRGALAERSLHSIERSYAETLKNLDKMCREIYSIRSMVGMPQIYLDENWNIVGYSADAPLLSRRVVRYTRERRNIREFFQESDFEKISRHLQKIASLENLPYDEGREWKLAYAGPAAPDDLERNWIIYRHTENCHWKVLPREGGGFKIYHAPHTDDYLDCCLMSVSEFGSEFEDIRLVYTIRTSQRSEDIRDLSTILSGSSGLEAVTPDMFGYTVCLGSNYNSEGRIQKHGANVITRPESLDTGSEYRVVIERVGGCVRRWVTNTATGSEIPLLEFIDSNAVYFGQNHIGFYTFSGEAEFYDLQVYTRQSRFELEQFRIPIDIEVGLRDDKLRDNVFRLKYAKNEIMGKTLHTLMLEDITKRKADEEALRESEEKYRRLFEESRVALSITTPEGRFLDVNLEMTNLFGYTHEEFMRLPADDLYINVEDRIIYLGVLERKGYVRDYELRMKRKDGSMVECLITSTVHRNRDGSVYCIQGSIQDTTERKRMEAQIKESQRMEVIGRLASGVAHEVRNPLNAILAITEALFQDIGDNPEYSPYLEHIRTQVDRLALLMKDLLELGKPLKRESFVRDSIRSICSEAIELWKQSSSLGARKVRLVVGAEGGRLEVFGNGSKLKQVVMNLLENAAQHSPEESEIVVEVGLGQSGMLSVKIRDRGTGISPELLPEVFKPFFTTRNRGAGLGLSIVKSIIETHGGQTELFNNDPGPGLTVEVTLPLAQEDGNEEKYTAGG, from the coding sequence ATGAGCGCCAGAAAGCCGACATACGAGCAATTGGAGCAGCGTATCCTGGAGCTGGAGGAGAACGCGCGCCGCGGCGCCCTGGCCGAGCGCTCCCTGCACAGCATCGAGAGAAGCTACGCCGAGACGCTGAAGAACCTGGACAAGATGTGCCGGGAGATATACTCGATCCGCTCTATGGTCGGGATGCCGCAGATCTACCTGGACGAGAACTGGAATATCGTGGGCTACTCGGCGGACGCCCCGCTGCTCAGCCGCCGGGTGGTACGTTACACCCGCGAGCGCCGCAACATCCGCGAGTTTTTCCAGGAAAGCGATTTCGAAAAGATTTCCCGTCACCTTCAGAAAATCGCCTCACTGGAAAACCTGCCCTACGACGAGGGCCGCGAGTGGAAGCTGGCCTATGCCGGCCCGGCCGCGCCGGATGATCTGGAGCGGAACTGGATCATCTACCGTCACACCGAAAACTGCCATTGGAAGGTGCTGCCGCGCGAGGGCGGAGGGTTCAAGATCTACCATGCCCCGCACACCGATGATTACCTCGACTGTTGCCTGATGTCGGTGAGCGAGTTCGGCAGCGAGTTCGAGGACATCCGCCTGGTCTACACTATCCGCACCTCGCAGCGCAGCGAGGATATCCGCGACCTTTCCACGATCCTCTCGGGCTCCTCCGGGCTGGAGGCGGTCACCCCGGACATGTTCGGCTACACGGTCTGCCTGGGTTCGAATTACAACTCCGAGGGCCGTATCCAGAAACACGGCGCCAATGTGATCACCCGACCCGAGTCGCTGGACACCGGCTCCGAGTACCGGGTGGTGATCGAGCGCGTGGGCGGCTGTGTCCGCCGCTGGGTGACCAACACCGCCACGGGCAGCGAGATTCCGCTGCTGGAGTTCATCGACAGCAACGCGGTCTATTTCGGCCAGAACCACATCGGGTTCTACACATTCAGCGGTGAGGCCGAGTTCTACGACCTCCAGGTCTACACCCGCCAGTCGCGTTTCGAGCTGGAGCAGTTCCGCATCCCGATCGATATCGAGGTGGGTCTGCGCGACGATAAGCTGCGCGACAACGTATTCCGGCTCAAGTACGCCAAGAACGAGATCATGGGCAAAACCCTGCACACCCTGATGCTCGAGGATATCACCAAGCGCAAGGCCGATGAGGAGGCGCTGCGCGAGAGCGAGGAAAAATACCGCCGCCTGTTCGAGGAATCGCGGGTCGCCCTGAGCATCACCACCCCGGAGGGCCGTTTCCTGGACGTGAACCTGGAGATGACCAACCTGTTCGGCTACACCCACGAGGAGTTCATGCGCCTGCCGGCGGATGACCTGTATATCAACGTCGAGGACCGGATCATCTATCTGGGCGTGCTGGAGCGCAAGGGCTACGTGCGCGACTACGAGCTGCGGATGAAGCGCAAGGACGGCTCGATGGTGGAATGCCTGATCACCTCGACCGTGCACCGCAACCGTGACGGCTCGGTCTATTGCATCCAGGGCAGCATCCAGGACACCACCGAGCGCAAGCGGATGGAGGCCCAGATCAAGGAGTCGCAGCGCATGGAGGTGATCGGGCGGCTGGCCTCGGGCGTGGCCCACGAGGTGCGCAACCCGCTGAACGCGATCCTGGCGATCACCGAGGCCCTGTTCCAGGACATCGGGGACAACCCGGAGTACAGTCCCTACCTGGAGCACATCCGCACCCAGGTGGACCGTCTGGCCCTGCTGATGAAAGATCTCCTGGAGCTGGGCAAGCCGCTCAAGCGCGAAAGCTTCGTCCGCGACTCCATCCGCTCGATCTGCTCCGAGGCGATCGAACTGTGGAAACAGTCCTCCAGCCTGGGTGCGCGCAAGGTGCGCCTGGTGGTCGGCGCCGAGGGCGGGCGGCTGGAGGTGTTCGGCAACGGCAGCAAGCTCAAGCAGGTGGTGATGAACCTGCTGGAGAACGCGGCCCAGCACAGCCCCGAGGAAAGCGAGATCGTGGTGGAGGTCGGCCTCGGCCAGAGCGGCATGCTCTCGGTCAAGATCCGCGACCGCGGCACCGGCATCTCGCCGGAGCTGCTGCCCGAGGTGTTCAAGCCGTTTTTCACCACCCGCAACCGCGGCGCCGGGCTCGGGCTCAGTATAGTAAAAAGCATAATCGAGACTCACGGCGGCCAGACTGAGCTGTTCAACAACGACCCCGGCCCGGGACTGACAGTGGAAGTGACTTTGCCCCTGGCTCAGGAAGACGGGAATGAAGAAAAATATACTGCTGGTGGATGA
- a CDS encoding sigma-54 dependent transcriptional regulator, whose product MKKNILLVDDDPGIRFGYTKFFTRNGYNLTAVASLGQARSAVAANRFDAALLDMVLPDGNSFDWIEELRRDHPDIALVVITGHGDIPTAVEAIHRGADNFLTKPVSLEELSVILQKSLELGSLRRRQLTTQQLGRNGGAFFGEHPLMQKVMELAALAAENDSPVLLQGETGTGKGVLARWIHDNGVWSSNPYVDINCSSLKGDLFASELFGHARGAFTSANQEKPGLIEVADGGTLFLDEISDMPPGVQAEFLKVIEEKQYRRLGEVLVRRSEFRLICSSNQNLMKKVSEATFRQDLFFRINVFPIQLPPLRARRDDIPALARSILISLGSSTENLSPEAMDLLVAHSWPGNIRELRNVLERAILLSRNGRLTARHLSGLGGGSLPESESQPVGLEEMEKSHISQILDRFNGDTRKAAEVLGISLATLYRKIKKLRIG is encoded by the coding sequence ATGAAGAAAAATATACTGCTGGTGGATGACGATCCGGGCATCCGGTTCGGCTACACCAAGTTTTTCACACGCAACGGCTACAACCTCACCGCGGTGGCCTCGCTGGGCCAGGCCCGCAGCGCCGTGGCCGCGAACCGTTTCGATGCGGCCCTGCTGGACATGGTGCTGCCCGACGGGAACAGTTTCGACTGGATTGAGGAACTGCGTCGCGACCATCCCGACATCGCCCTGGTGGTGATCACAGGCCACGGCGATATTCCCACCGCCGTGGAGGCGATCCACCGCGGGGCCGATAATTTCCTGACCAAACCGGTGAGCCTGGAGGAGCTTTCGGTCATCCTGCAGAAAAGCCTGGAACTGGGCAGCCTGCGCCGCCGGCAGCTCACCACCCAGCAGCTCGGGCGAAACGGCGGCGCGTTTTTCGGCGAGCACCCGCTGATGCAGAAAGTGATGGAGCTGGCCGCCCTGGCCGCCGAGAACGATTCCCCGGTCCTGCTCCAGGGTGAGACCGGCACCGGCAAGGGGGTGCTGGCGCGCTGGATCCACGACAACGGGGTCTGGAGCAGCAACCCCTACGTGGATATCAACTGCTCCAGCCTGAAAGGCGACCTTTTCGCCAGCGAGCTGTTCGGTCACGCCCGGGGGGCGTTCACCTCGGCCAACCAGGAAAAGCCGGGGCTGATCGAGGTGGCCGACGGGGGGACGCTGTTCCTGGACGAGATCAGCGACATGCCGCCCGGGGTGCAGGCCGAGTTCCTCAAGGTGATCGAGGAAAAGCAGTACCGCCGTCTGGGCGAGGTCCTGGTCCGGCGCAGCGAGTTCCGCCTGATCTGCTCCTCCAACCAGAACCTGATGAAAAAGGTGTCCGAGGCCACTTTCCGCCAGGACCTCTTTTTCCGGATCAACGTGTTCCCGATCCAGTTGCCGCCGTTGCGCGCCCGCCGGGACGATATCCCGGCCCTGGCCCGCAGCATCCTGATCTCCCTGGGCTCCAGCACCGAAAACCTGAGTCCCGAGGCGATGGACCTTCTGGTGGCCCATTCCTGGCCCGGCAACATCCGCGAGCTGCGCAACGTCCTGGAGCGCGCCATCCTGCTTAGCCGTAACGGCCGCCTGACCGCCCGCCATCTGTCCGGCCTGGGCGGCGGCTCTCTGCCCGAGAGCGAAAGTCAGCCGGTCGGGCTGGAGGAGATGGAAAAAAGCCACATCAGCCAGATTCTCGACCGCTTCAACGGCGACACCCGCAAGGCCGCCGAGGTGCTCGGGATTTCGCTGGCCACGCTCTACCGCAAGATAAAAAAACTCCGAATCGGCTGA
- a CDS encoding response regulator, with product MTPKRILLVDDETAVLFAYKKVLQRTGLLVDATDSKKETIRLLERHAYDVAILDLRLSGGTCEEGFELMSVIKSKAPSTKIMLITAYGNPEIQDKATRLGADFYFEKPVSTKFIQEALRLAGVPIQDDEISKVIWKFN from the coding sequence ATGACACCGAAAAGAATCCTTCTTGTGGACGACGAGACTGCGGTTTTGTTCGCCTACAAAAAAGTCCTCCAGCGCACTGGTTTGCTGGTTGACGCGACGGATTCCAAGAAGGAAACGATCCGGCTGCTGGAGCGGCATGCCTACGACGTGGCGATCTTGGACCTGAGGCTCAGCGGCGGGACCTGCGAGGAAGGCTTCGAGCTGATGTCGGTCATCAAGAGCAAGGCGCCCTCCACCAAGATCATGCTGATCACGGCTTACGGCAATCCCGAAATACAGGACAAAGCCACCCGGCTGGGGGCGGATTTCTATTTCGAAAAGCCTGTCTCCACCAAGTTCATCCAGGAGGCGCTGCGCCTGGCCGGTGTGCCGATCCAGGATGACGAGATTTCGAAAGTGATCTGGAAGTTCAATTGA
- a CDS encoding TonB-dependent receptor encodes MQHRISLVHVSRMLALAATLVLVNAALILAQLSTAKVEGVVRDKDTGKPLQGAQVTIEGTRLGNVTNADGYFFILNVPPGRQSITFTFTGYQKMTVADQLLLAGQTATVNGTMSSTVVEMQGITVEGEAEVLVPRDNTVTKQRMTSADVKETPATKLEDMMVLQAGVQVGGRDAEARGLRIRGGRLGEEGMVVDGVMVRNYTANPFQSGQGWIFETEIGSQGEDTTPLEISSDAVEQVDIITGGFQAEYGNAQSGIVNIVTKEGGADYRGSVRFTTDQQQPRTSDWGYNQVQTSVGGPVPLVKNMYFHGSGEIQGFADRIATHADEGFRGVNQDFVDRLNNAVRNDPVLGERGTPYTLEMLKTGHEFYASHTGGLESLFSPPNPVRLPGNWQDRTLATGKMTYSPMDGVKLLAIDSWSRNQQSYPTGYTAEGNYFQTGVVDRTTDFYKNYLSTYWDLSPWWTKGYDRFYVPQGYGRRTKTNVLTLGADYDFWRSTQRSATLQLRYWKMSSQDINTASLKTNWERDTFLSWSPHDIQFEVETWPGKEGLTTDDMKRAYLPDGATGWKQYVPFEGPFGVEEETFYYMNYGYLSEHQNNYKADLDLQIDRRNRAKIGFQSTYINNNVFRTNYTTEKRDPRNEFRYKPLIYAVYAQNRTDLGDFVFDYGLRYDGFQHNRNWGITSLDAWGETVNPRTLHEWSPRFDVAFPVTDKSQMRFSYGVFTQLPSLDMMYAGSSGGSPFMNPGGLEFSRTDAFESGLSYLVTPDMVLDVVAFYRDVDGNVATKAYFRDYYAWHRQERFREWNQGYVNRDNGNIKGVDFKLQRRFSNNFSYNLMYTLQYSRTTGSSYNSSQGVGDFDATSNELFVPPDELRPIDGDRSHKLTAQFNYLVPQDFKAGTIYNKILGNVSAYAVFQLLSGEPLLSRNGSSYTGSENSSLTDQWGGYNFFRGRWYTNIDTRFSKRFTIGGSRQLSVFGEVYNLLNRKNNTPYPHPRSYEDASHITGGEDVSWDGIANEPSNRTHVRFNADFNGDGILTVDEAALGAIAEDFVTSTMDKRLWGTARQIRMGVDFSF; translated from the coding sequence ATGCAACACAGAATCTCACTCGTACACGTGTCGCGGATGCTGGCGCTGGCGGCGACGCTGGTGCTGGTGAATGCGGCGCTGATCCTGGCCCAGCTCAGCACGGCGAAGGTCGAGGGTGTTGTCCGTGACAAAGATACGGGCAAGCCCTTGCAGGGTGCGCAGGTCACCATCGAGGGCACCCGATTGGGTAACGTGACCAATGCAGATGGTTACTTCTTTATCCTGAACGTGCCGCCCGGACGCCAGTCGATCACCTTCACTTTCACCGGTTATCAGAAGATGACGGTTGCCGACCAGCTCCTGCTGGCCGGCCAGACCGCGACTGTCAACGGCACCATGAGTTCGACCGTGGTGGAGATGCAGGGGATTACGGTCGAGGGTGAAGCCGAAGTGCTTGTCCCGCGCGACAACACGGTGACCAAGCAGCGTATGACCTCCGCGGATGTCAAAGAGACCCCGGCGACCAAGCTTGAGGACATGATGGTCCTGCAGGCCGGCGTCCAGGTCGGTGGCCGTGACGCCGAGGCGCGCGGTCTCCGTATCCGCGGCGGCCGTCTGGGTGAGGAAGGTATGGTGGTGGACGGCGTGATGGTGCGCAACTACACCGCCAACCCCTTCCAGAGCGGCCAGGGCTGGATTTTCGAGACTGAAATCGGTTCCCAGGGCGAGGACACCACGCCTCTGGAGATTTCGTCCGACGCCGTGGAGCAGGTGGATATCATCACCGGCGGCTTCCAGGCCGAGTATGGTAACGCGCAGTCCGGTATCGTCAACATCGTCACCAAGGAAGGCGGCGCGGACTATCGCGGGAGCGTGCGTTTCACCACCGACCAGCAGCAGCCCCGCACCTCGGACTGGGGTTACAACCAAGTCCAGACAAGTGTCGGCGGGCCGGTGCCCCTGGTCAAGAACATGTATTTCCACGGTTCGGGAGAAATCCAGGGCTTTGCCGACCGTATCGCCACTCACGCGGATGAGGGTTTCCGCGGGGTCAACCAGGACTTCGTCGACCGCCTGAACAATGCGGTGCGCAACGACCCGGTCCTGGGCGAGCGCGGCACTCCTTACACTCTGGAAATGCTCAAGACCGGCCATGAATTCTATGCCAGCCACACCGGGGGGTTGGAATCGCTGTTCTCCCCGCCCAATCCGGTGCGCCTGCCCGGCAACTGGCAGGACCGCACCCTGGCCACCGGCAAGATGACCTATTCACCGATGGACGGCGTCAAGCTGCTGGCCATCGACAGCTGGTCGCGCAACCAGCAGTCCTATCCCACCGGCTACACGGCTGAGGGTAACTATTTCCAGACCGGTGTCGTCGACCGGACCACCGATTTTTACAAAAATTACCTCAGCACGTACTGGGACCTCAGTCCCTGGTGGACCAAGGGCTACGACAGGTTCTACGTGCCGCAGGGCTACGGTCGCCGCACAAAGACCAACGTGCTGACCCTGGGCGCCGATTACGATTTCTGGCGCAGCACCCAGCGCAGCGCCACCCTGCAGCTCCGCTACTGGAAAATGTCCTCGCAGGACATCAACACCGCCAGCCTGAAGACCAACTGGGAACGGGACACGTTCCTGAGCTGGTCTCCGCACGACATCCAGTTCGAGGTCGAGACCTGGCCGGGCAAGGAAGGTCTGACCACGGATGACATGAAGCGCGCCTACCTGCCCGACGGCGCCACCGGCTGGAAGCAGTACGTGCCGTTCGAGGGTCCCTTCGGCGTTGAGGAGGAGACCTTCTACTACATGAACTACGGCTATCTGTCCGAGCACCAGAACAACTACAAGGCCGACCTCGACCTGCAGATCGACCGGCGTAACCGCGCCAAGATCGGGTTCCAGTCGACCTACATCAACAACAACGTTTTCCGCACCAACTACACCACCGAGAAGCGCGATCCGCGCAACGAGTTCCGCTACAAGCCCCTGATTTATGCGGTCTATGCGCAGAACCGCACCGATCTCGGCGATTTCGTGTTCGACTATGGCCTGCGGTATGACGGGTTCCAGCACAACCGGAACTGGGGCATCACCTCGCTGGACGCCTGGGGTGAGACGGTCAACCCCCGCACGCTGCACGAATGGTCGCCGCGTTTCGATGTCGCTTTCCCGGTGACCGACAAGTCGCAGATGCGTTTCAGCTACGGCGTATTCACCCAGCTGCCCAGCCTGGACATGATGTATGCCGGATCCAGCGGCGGCTCGCCGTTTATGAACCCCGGTGGCCTGGAATTCAGCCGCACGGACGCTTTCGAGTCCGGCCTGAGCTATCTGGTGACTCCCGACATGGTCCTCGACGTCGTCGCCTTCTACCGCGATGTTGACGGCAACGTGGCCACCAAGGCTTATTTCCGTGACTACTACGCCTGGCATCGCCAGGAGCGTTTCCGTGAGTGGAACCAGGGCTATGTCAACCGCGACAACGGCAACATCAAGGGCGTGGATTTCAAGCTGCAGCGCCGCTTCTCCAACAATTTCTCCTATAACCTGATGTACACCCTGCAGTACAGCCGCACGACCGGCAGCTCCTACAACAGCAGCCAGGGCGTCGGCGACTTCGACGCCACGTCGAACGAGCTGTTCGTTCCGCCCGATGAGTTGCGTCCGATCGACGGTGACCGTTCGCACAAGCTGACTGCCCAGTTCAACTATCTCGTTCCGCAGGATTTCAAGGCCGGGACGATCTACAACAAGATTCTGGGCAACGTGAGTGCTTACGCGGTGTTCCAGCTGCTTAGCGGCGAGCCTCTGCTCAGCCGCAACGGTTCCTCGTACACCGGCAGCGAGAACTCGAGCCTGACCGATCAGTGGGGTGGCTACAACTTCTTCCGCGGCCGCTGGTACACGAACATCGACACCCGCTTCTCCAAGCGGTTCACCATCGGTGGCTCGCGCCAGTTGTCAGTGTTCGGCGAGGTTTACAACCTGTTGAACCGCAAGAACAATACTCCGTATCCTCATCCGCGTTCCTATGAGGATGCTTCGCACATCACCGGCGGCGAAGATGTAAGCTGGGATGGGATTGCCAATGAACCCAGCAACCGCACCCATGTGCGTTTCAACGCGGATTTCAACGGCGACGGGATCCTGACAGTGGATGAAGCCGCTTTGGGCGCCATTGCCGAGGACTTCGTGACCTCGACCATGGACAAGCGTCTCTGGGGCACTGCGCGCCAGATTCGCATGGGGGTCGATTTCTCCTTCTGA
- a CDS encoding PorV/PorQ family protein, producing the protein MIRKTAIRAMLTACAVLSLVAVSLHAQGVSRQDYTGLDKYLEQGRMDNSSFVGVRAAEFLTIPVGARGIALGSAYAAITDDISSIWWNPAGLGFMRNREVMLNVVDYTLDLTYSYAAAAFPMSDGKIVVGGFFGYLDIPDIEITTVSSPEGTGSTFNAYDFQMGGSFAYNFSDRFMGGMSLKYVHQDMWGNMGANAFAIDAGAIYHTEFMDREIRFAFAIQNLGTNMTFSGPNLLTDIGPQGEDGSFPGGYNDFSTDPYAISRRSSREVMMRTHTYRLPTTMKIALAYNLYTSEKVNWLASAELWRPSYIPISYATGTELNYNFNPTISAALRMGWQIQTDEYTEDKDQFGYDYLGDDPTWRGLSFGGGIQRSFGDKTLRFNYAYKNKGRLSADNFFSMSFGF; encoded by the coding sequence ATGATAAGGAAGACGGCCATACGAGCCATGCTTACGGCCTGTGCGGTCCTGTCGCTGGTGGCGGTCAGCCTGCATGCGCAGGGGGTAAGCCGGCAGGACTACACGGGACTGGACAAATACCTGGAACAGGGCCGGATGGACAACTCCTCGTTTGTTGGAGTCCGCGCGGCTGAGTTCCTGACGATCCCGGTGGGTGCACGGGGCATCGCCCTGGGCAGCGCCTACGCGGCGATTACGGACGACATCAGCTCGATCTGGTGGAACCCGGCCGGTTTGGGTTTCATGCGTAACCGCGAGGTGATGCTGAACGTGGTCGACTACACCCTCGACCTGACCTACAGCTATGCCGCCGCCGCGTTCCCGATGAGCGACGGTAAAATAGTGGTGGGCGGGTTCTTCGGCTATCTCGACATCCCGGATATCGAGATCACCACAGTCAGTTCGCCCGAGGGCACCGGATCGACTTTCAACGCCTATGATTTTCAGATGGGCGGCAGCTTCGCCTACAACTTCAGCGACCGTTTCATGGGTGGCATGAGCTTGAAGTACGTGCACCAGGACATGTGGGGCAACATGGGCGCCAACGCTTTCGCCATTGACGCCGGTGCGATCTACCACACCGAGTTCATGGACCGCGAGATCCGCTTCGCTTTCGCGATCCAGAACCTGGGCACGAACATGACGTTCAGCGGCCCGAACCTGCTGACCGATATCGGCCCGCAGGGTGAGGACGGCAGTTTCCCCGGTGGGTACAACGATTTCAGCACCGATCCCTACGCGATCAGCCGTCGCTCCTCGCGTGAGGTCATGATGCGCACCCACACCTACCGTCTGCCGACCACGATGAAGATTGCGTTGGCCTACAACCTGTACACCAGCGAGAAGGTCAACTGGCTGGCCTCCGCCGAACTTTGGCGCCCCAGCTACATCCCCATCTCCTATGCCACCGGCACCGAGCTGAACTACAACTTCAACCCGACCATTTCCGCTGCCCTGCGGATGGGTTGGCAGATACAGACCGACGAGTACACCGAGGACAAGGATCAGTTCGGGTATGATTACCTGGGCGATGATCCGACCTGGCGCGGCCTGAGCTTCGGCGGCGGCATCCAGCGCAGCTTCGGTGACAAGACCCTGCGTTTCAACTATGCCTACAAGAACAAGGGAAGACTGTCTGCGGACAACTTCTTCTCCATGTCCTTCGGCTTCTAA
- a CDS encoding sugar phosphate isomerase/epimerase: MKINRTGHALGAVPEKVLNGRARLGFSTMVLAEYKLADALERMSSQGVRNVELWADISHLDPRNSSENAAAAARQVFDSGMRVLSIHAPFTVRPDDPLEKQLLDWEVLACQTIARADYLGASIVVLHPMTDALDESNPAYTRVVRHTTNALYRLSDIAAVLDVRLAVENMPSAGGGRFGRSLEELFLLVESSGRDNLGLCLDTGHVVVNGGSLTRSVEAVSDRLFSIHLHDNLYGQPDDLHLIPGQGEIDWAGLCDTLEAIGYSGNLVLELDGKKNALEVFSEGVRFACDFFSNGQTVPQGRREKALTETAGGNTNL, translated from the coding sequence ATGAAAATCAACCGGACCGGTCACGCCCTCGGGGCAGTGCCGGAAAAAGTCCTCAACGGCCGGGCCAGGCTGGGTTTCTCGACAATGGTCCTGGCGGAATACAAGCTGGCCGATGCCCTGGAACGGATGTCGTCCCAAGGGGTCAGGAATGTCGAGCTCTGGGCCGACATCAGCCATCTCGACCCGCGCAACAGCTCCGAGAACGCGGCTGCGGCCGCCCGTCAGGTCTTCGACAGCGGGATGCGGGTGCTCTCGATCCACGCGCCTTTCACGGTGCGGCCGGACGATCCGCTGGAAAAGCAGCTCCTCGACTGGGAGGTGCTGGCCTGCCAGACCATCGCCCGGGCGGATTATCTGGGCGCCTCGATCGTGGTGCTGCACCCGATGACCGATGCGCTCGATGAGAGTAACCCGGCCTACACCCGAGTGGTCCGGCATACCACCAACGCCCTGTACCGCCTGTCCGACATCGCGGCGGTCCTGGATGTCCGGCTGGCCGTGGAGAATATGCCCTCGGCCGGGGGCGGACGGTTCGGGCGTTCCCTGGAGGAGCTTTTTCTGCTGGTCGAGTCGAGCGGGCGGGACAACCTGGGCCTCTGCCTGGACACCGGCCACGTGGTGGTCAACGGCGGCAGCCTGACCCGCAGCGTCGAGGCGGTCAGCGACCGCCTGTTCTCGATCCACCTGCACGACAACCTGTACGGCCAGCCGGATGATCTGCATCTCATCCCGGGCCAGGGCGAAATCGACTGGGCCGGCCTGTGTGACACGCTGGAGGCCATCGGCTACAGCGGCAACCTGGTGCTGGAGCTGGACGGCAAGAAAAATGCTTTGGAAGTGTTCTCGGAAGGGGTCAGGTTTGCCTGCGATTTTTTCTCGAACGGACAGACAGTTCCGCAGGGACGGCGCGAAAAAGCCCTGACCGAGACCGCGGGTGGAAACACCAACCTCTGA